From Phalacrocorax carbo chromosome 8, bPhaCar2.1, whole genome shotgun sequence, a single genomic window includes:
- the FHOD1 gene encoding FH1/FH2 domain-containing protein 1 isoform X3 — translation MVEAAVLCRVQYLEDADPFGCGSFPEPRRAPVYAVAEALALGAQLPALHRLLGAPLPLEDCTLQVSPSGHYLDLDLSLLEQKDDLEGFYEEVRKGRRPTLILRTQLSVRVHAIIEKLYNSQGPELRRSLFSLKQLFQEDKDLVPEFVNLEGLTCLIKVGAEADQNYQNYILRALSQIMLFVDGMQGVINHNETVQWLYTLSGSPFRLVVKMALKLLLVFVEYTEPNALLLIHAINAVDQARGTCPWSNLMAILEQRNGADTELLVFAMTLINKTLAALPDQDTFYDVTDCLEQQGMERVVQQYLGSKGTDLDLKQQFMLYESSLKLEDDVEELPSGGRKERRRTDEGRRGWRSQGGCLEPSLDAQPLLESSGTPKKQPPSKDTLAVPTPSSLAGPCSSSIYNSASSVRLALGSPSAKKEQLLGPGERSVYKARFLENLAAAQKEKISSMAKGRLDVLGDAALEHPTALTWDRDSGTPEPGMELPSIRSRLAQLDTTDSCSTISSDTKFMLDMLYAKGSSEPGREKVFPEVLSSPLVQGEVEMNAEGGGGQEQESTWLHGRAPDRPVASAHTKLACAMSSVDAETHTQKLEGTGMMPIKKDVELTWERLEASPMQLKIKDLDFTDLGEEDDFDILDTGPMANGSFLPPSIEAKNAGALMVPPPPPAIPGGPPPPPPAIPGGPPPPPPAIPGDPPPPPPGIPGDPPPPPPAIPGCPPPPPPPPAIPGCPPPPGLPGLSAMDGPSQAKKKRTVKLFWKELKQLNLTVGAGRFGQATLWESLQNVEVNSAKLEHLFESRSKEVPTSKKAIDGKKVVIVLDPKRSNAINIGLTVLPPVHIIKTAVLNFDEFAVNKEGIEKILTMVPTEEEKQKIQEAQLANPDVPLGSAEQFLLALSSISDLTARLQLWAFKLDYESLEQEIAEPLFDLKVGMEQLARNHTFKCILATLLAMGNFLNGSQSRGFELGYLEKVSEVKDTVHRQSLLHHLCQMVVEKFPETTDLYSEIASITRSAKVDFDELANSLVQLERRCRASWDNLKVIAKHETKPVLKSKLTDFLKDSTQRIVVLKVVHRRVLNRFHSFLLYLGYPASAARDVKVTPICKLLREFALEYRTCRERVLQQQKKRAAHRERNKTRGRLITETEKFSGITEATSPPAVVSSGPEEQMEAGHESMKSLLTSPMDTPARRSRGSRGTGHTTPAQGSPAQEDVASSPDDASDEIMDRLVKSVTHNANPRPCANKERRRSRGNRKSLRRTLKSGLSDELVQALGLGQAPGMDV, via the exons ATGGTGGAGGCGGCGGTGCTATGTCGGGTGCAGTACCTGGAGGACGCGGATCCCTTCGGCTGCGGCAGCTTCCCGGAGCCGCGGCGAGCCCCGGTTTACGCCGTGGCGGAGGCGCTGGCTCTGGGGGCGCAGCTGCCCGCCCTGCACCGCCTGCTCGGGGCCCCGCTGCCG CTGGAGGATTGCACGCTGCAGGTCTCACCCTCCGGACACTACCTGGACCTTGACttgtccctgctggagcagaaggACGATCTGGAGGGTTTCTACGAGGAGGTCAG GAAGGGGAGACGGCCGACTCTGATCCTGCGCACACAGCTCTCTGTCCGAGTCCATGCTATCATTG aGAAGCTGTACAACTCACAGGGGCCAGAGCTGCGGCGATCCCTCTTCTCCCTCAAGCAGCTCTTTCAG GAGGACAAGGACCTGGTGCCAGAGTTTGTGAACCTGGAAGGGTTGACGTGCCTGATCAAAGTGGGGGCAGAGGCTGACCAGAACTACCAGAATTACATCCTTCGGG CCTTGAGCCAGATCATGCTCTTCGTGGATGGGATGCAGGGTGTCATCAACCACAACGAGACTGTCCAGTGGCTGTACACGCTGTCGGGAAGCCCA TTTCGCCTGGTGGTGAAGATGGCGCTTaagctgctgctggtgtttgTGGAATACACGGAGCCCAATGCCCTGCTCCTCATCCATGCCATCAATGCCGTGGACCAGGCGAGAG GCACGTGCCCATGGTCCAACCTGATGGCCATCCTGGAGCAACGCAACGGAGCTGACACGGAACTGCTGGTGTTTGCCATGACGCTGATCAACAAG ACGCTGGCAGCCCTCCCAGACCAGGACACCTTCTACGACGTGACGGACTGCCTGGAGCAGCAGGGCATGGAGCGGGTGGTGCAGCAGTACCTGGGCAGCAAGGGCACTGACCTCGACTTGAAGCAGCAGTTCATGCTCTATGAA AGTTCTCTCAAGCTGGAGGATGATGTGGAAGAGCTGCCCTCGGGGGGACGCAAGGAGCGGAGGAGGACAGATGAGGGCCGGCGTGGGTGGCGATCCCAGGGTGGCTGCCTGGAGCCCAGCCTTGATGCTCAGCCACTGCTGGAGTCTTCTGGCACCCCAAAGAAGCAGCCCCCCAGCAAGGATACCCTGGCTGTCCCCACACCGAGCAGCCTGGCAGG ACCCTGTTCCAGCAGCATCTACAACAGTGCATCCAGCGTGCGGCTGGCCCTGGGCTCCCCCTCAGCTAAGAAGGAGCAGCTCCTAGGCCCAGGCGAGCGCAGTGTCTACAA AGCTCGCTTCTTGGAGaacctggctgcagcccagaaggAGAAGATATCTTCCATGGCGAAAGGACGGCTTGATGTCCTCGGGGATGCTGCGCTGGAGCATCCCACTGCTCTCACATGGGACAGGGACAGTGGCACCCCTGAGCCTGGGATGGAGCTACCCAGCATAA GGTCTCGCCTGGCTCAGCTGGACACCACTGACTCCTGCAGCACCATCTCCTCTGACACCAAGTTTATGCTGGACATGCTCTACGCCAAGGGCTCCTCAGAGCCAGGGAGGGAGAAGGTCTTCCCAGAGGTCCTGTCATCCCCCCTGGTCCAGGGTGAGGTGGAGATGAATGCTGAGGGAGGTGGTGGCCAGGAGCAGGAGAGCACCTGGCTCCATGGCAGGGCTCCAGACAGGCCAGTGGCCAGTGCCCACACAAAGCTGGCGTGTGCTATGTCCAGTGTAGATGCTGAGACCCACACACAGAAGCTGGAGGGTACCGGGATGATGCCCATCAAGAAGGACGTGGAGCTGACATGGGAGCGTCTGGAGGCCAGCCCCATGCAACTGAAGATCAAGGACCTGGACTTTACTGATCTGGGCGAAGAAGATGACTTTGACATCCTGGACACGGGGCCCATGGCCAAtggctccttcctccctcccagcatCGAAGCGAAGAATGCTGGAGCTCTTATGGTTCCCCCTCCACCTCCTGCCATCCCTGGCGGCCCTCCACCTCCACCTCCTGCCATCCCTGGCGGCCCTCCACCTCCACCTCCTGCCATCCCTGGCGACCCTCCACCTCCACCTCCTGGCATCCCTGGCGACCCTCCACCTCCACCTCCTGCCATCCCTGGCTGcccaccacctccacctccacctccTGCCATTCCCGGCTGCCCGCCCCCACCAGGGCTGCCAGGCCTCTCAGCAATGGATGGCCCCTCCCAGGCCAAGAAGAAGAGGACAGTAAAGCTCTTCTGGAAGGAGCTGAAGCAGCTGAATCTCACTGTGGGGGCGGGCAGGTTTGGCCAGGCGACGCTGTGGGAGTCCCTGCAAAACGTTGAGGTCAATTCTGCCAAACTGGAGCATCTCTTTGAGTCACGGTCAAAGGAAGTGCCAACTTCGAAG AAGGCCATTGATGGGAAGAAGGTGGTGATCGTGCTGGACCCCAAGAGGAGCAATGCAATCAACATTGGTCTCACAGTGCTGCCACCTGTCCACATCATCAAGACGGCCGTGCTCAACTTCGACGAGTTTGCAGTCAATAAGGAAGGGATTGAG AAAATCCTGACCATGGTCCCAACcgaggaggagaagcagaagatCCAGGAGGCCCAGCTGGCCAACCCTGATGTGCCCTtgggctctgcagagcagttcCTGCTTGCCCTGTCTTCCATCAGTGACCTCACGGCCAGGCTCCAGCTCTGGGCCTTCAAGCTGGACTACGAGAGCCTGGAGCAG GAGATTGCAGAGCCTCTCTTTGATCTGAAGGTGGGAATGGAGCAGCTGGCCAGAAACCACACCTTCAAGTGCATCCTGGCCACGCTGCTGGCCATGGGCAACTTCTTGAACGGCTCCCAG AGCAGAGGCTTTGAGCTGGGCTACCTGGAGAAGGTCTCGGAAGTGAAGGACACGGTGCACCGGCAGTCCCTGCTCCACCATCTTTGCCAGATGGTGGTAGAGAAGTTCCCAGAAACCACTGACCTCTACTCAGAGATTGCCTCCATCACCCGCTCCGCCAAG GTTGACTTTGATGAGCTGGCCAACAGCCTGGTGCAGCTGGAGCGGAGGTGCAGGGCCTCCTGGGACAACCTGAAAGTGATTGCCAAGCACGAGACCAAGCCAGTGCTGAAGAGCAAGCTGACGGACTTCCTCAAGGACAGCACCCAGCGCATTGTCGTCCTGAAGGTGGTGCACAGGCGCGTCCTCAACAG GTTTCACTCCTTCCTGCTGTACCTGGGGTACCCGGCAAGCGCGGCACGGGACGTGAAGGTGACGCCTATCTGCAAGCTGCTGCGGGAGTTTGCCCTGGAGTACCGCACCTGCCGGGAGCGCgtccttcagcagcagaagaaacgGGCTGCCCACCGCGAGCGCAACAAGACCCGAGGGCGACTCATCACTGAG ACCGAGAAGTTCTCTGGCATCACCGAGGCTACTTCGCCACCTGCCGTGGTGTCCAGTGGCCCCGAGGAGCAGATGGAAGCAGGTCACGAAAGCATGAAAAGCCTGCTGACCTCCCCCATGGACACCCCTGCCCGCCGCAGCCGGGGCAGCCGGG GGACAGGGCACACCACCCCGGCCCAGGGCTCTCCAGCCCAGGAGGACGTTGCCAGCTCCCCAGACGATGCTTCGGATGAAATCATGGACCGGCTGGTGAAATCAGTGACTCACAATGCGAACCCCCGGCCATGCGCGAACAAGGAGCGCAGGAGGTCCCGTGGTAATAGGAAGTCCT TGAGGCGGACGCTGAAGAGTGGGCTCAGCGATGAACTGGTGCAGGCACTGGGCCTGGGGCAGGCACCTGGCATGGACGTTTGA
- the FHOD1 gene encoding FH1/FH2 domain-containing protein 1 isoform X2 — MVEAAVLCRVQYLEDADPFGCGSFPEPRRAPVYAVAEALALGAQLPALHRLLGAPLPLEDCTLQVSPSGHYLDLDLSLLEQKDDLEGFYEEVRKGRRPTLILRTQLSVRVHAIIEKLYNSQGPELRRSLFSLKQLFQEDKDLVPEFVNLEGLTCLIKVGAEADQNYQNYILRALSQIMLFVDGMQGVINHNETVQWLYTLSGSPFRLVVKMALKLLLVFVEYTEPNALLLIHAINAVDQARGTCPWSNLMAILEQRNGADTELLVFAMTLINKTLAALPDQDTFYDVTDCLEQQGMERVVQQYLGSKGTDLDLKQQFMLYESSLKLEDDVEELPSGGRKERRRTDEGRRGWRSQGGCLEPSLDAQPLLESSGTPKKQPPSKDTLAVPTPSSLAGPCSSSIYNSASSVRLALGSPSAKKEQLLGPGERSVYKLHQTAPVWQEDAPSLHGDKPILRKFEARFLENLAAAQKEKISSMAKGRLDVLGDAALEHPTALTWDRDSGTPEPGMELPSIRSRLAQLDTTDSCSTISSDTKFMLDMLYAKGSSEPGREKVFPEVLSSPLVQGEVEMNAEGGGGQEQESTWLHGRAPDRPVASAHTKLACAMSSVDAETHTQKLEGTGMMPIKKDVELTWERLEASPMQLKIKDLDFTDLGEEDDFDILDTGPMANGSFLPPSIEAKNAGALMVPPPPPAIPGGPPPPPPAIPGGPPPPAIPGCPPPPPPPPAIPGCPPPPGLPGLSAMDGPSQAKKKRTVKLFWKELKQLNLTVGAGRFGQATLWESLQNVEVNSAKLEHLFESRSKEVPTSKKAIDGKKVVIVLDPKRSNAINIGLTVLPPVHIIKTAVLNFDEFAVNKEGIEKILTMVPTEEEKQKIQEAQLANPDVPLGSAEQFLLALSSISDLTARLQLWAFKLDYESLEQEIAEPLFDLKVGMEQLARNHTFKCILATLLAMGNFLNGSQSRGFELGYLEKVSEVKDTVHRQSLLHHLCQMVVEKFPETTDLYSEIASITRSAKVDFDELANSLVQLERRCRASWDNLKVIAKHETKPVLKSKLTDFLKDSTQRIVVLKVVHRRVLNRFHSFLLYLGYPASAARDVKVTPICKLLREFALEYRTCRERVLQQQKKRAAHRERNKTRGRLITETEKFSGITEATSPPAVVSSGPEEQMEAGHESMKSLLTSPMDTPARRSRGSRGTGHTTPAQGSPAQEDVASSPDDASDEIMDRLVKSVTHNANPRPCANKERRRSRGNRKSLRRTLKSGLSDELVQALGLGQAPGMDV; from the exons ATGGTGGAGGCGGCGGTGCTATGTCGGGTGCAGTACCTGGAGGACGCGGATCCCTTCGGCTGCGGCAGCTTCCCGGAGCCGCGGCGAGCCCCGGTTTACGCCGTGGCGGAGGCGCTGGCTCTGGGGGCGCAGCTGCCCGCCCTGCACCGCCTGCTCGGGGCCCCGCTGCCG CTGGAGGATTGCACGCTGCAGGTCTCACCCTCCGGACACTACCTGGACCTTGACttgtccctgctggagcagaaggACGATCTGGAGGGTTTCTACGAGGAGGTCAG GAAGGGGAGACGGCCGACTCTGATCCTGCGCACACAGCTCTCTGTCCGAGTCCATGCTATCATTG aGAAGCTGTACAACTCACAGGGGCCAGAGCTGCGGCGATCCCTCTTCTCCCTCAAGCAGCTCTTTCAG GAGGACAAGGACCTGGTGCCAGAGTTTGTGAACCTGGAAGGGTTGACGTGCCTGATCAAAGTGGGGGCAGAGGCTGACCAGAACTACCAGAATTACATCCTTCGGG CCTTGAGCCAGATCATGCTCTTCGTGGATGGGATGCAGGGTGTCATCAACCACAACGAGACTGTCCAGTGGCTGTACACGCTGTCGGGAAGCCCA TTTCGCCTGGTGGTGAAGATGGCGCTTaagctgctgctggtgtttgTGGAATACACGGAGCCCAATGCCCTGCTCCTCATCCATGCCATCAATGCCGTGGACCAGGCGAGAG GCACGTGCCCATGGTCCAACCTGATGGCCATCCTGGAGCAACGCAACGGAGCTGACACGGAACTGCTGGTGTTTGCCATGACGCTGATCAACAAG ACGCTGGCAGCCCTCCCAGACCAGGACACCTTCTACGACGTGACGGACTGCCTGGAGCAGCAGGGCATGGAGCGGGTGGTGCAGCAGTACCTGGGCAGCAAGGGCACTGACCTCGACTTGAAGCAGCAGTTCATGCTCTATGAA AGTTCTCTCAAGCTGGAGGATGATGTGGAAGAGCTGCCCTCGGGGGGACGCAAGGAGCGGAGGAGGACAGATGAGGGCCGGCGTGGGTGGCGATCCCAGGGTGGCTGCCTGGAGCCCAGCCTTGATGCTCAGCCACTGCTGGAGTCTTCTGGCACCCCAAAGAAGCAGCCCCCCAGCAAGGATACCCTGGCTGTCCCCACACCGAGCAGCCTGGCAGG ACCCTGTTCCAGCAGCATCTACAACAGTGCATCCAGCGTGCGGCTGGCCCTGGGCTCCCCCTCAGCTAAGAAGGAGCAGCTCCTAGGCCCAGGCGAGCGCAGTGTCTACAA GCTGCACCAAACTGCTCCTGTCTG GCAGGAGGATGCCCCCTCCTTGCATGGGGACAAGCCTATTTTGAGGAAGTTTGA AGCTCGCTTCTTGGAGaacctggctgcagcccagaaggAGAAGATATCTTCCATGGCGAAAGGACGGCTTGATGTCCTCGGGGATGCTGCGCTGGAGCATCCCACTGCTCTCACATGGGACAGGGACAGTGGCACCCCTGAGCCTGGGATGGAGCTACCCAGCATAA GGTCTCGCCTGGCTCAGCTGGACACCACTGACTCCTGCAGCACCATCTCCTCTGACACCAAGTTTATGCTGGACATGCTCTACGCCAAGGGCTCCTCAGAGCCAGGGAGGGAGAAGGTCTTCCCAGAGGTCCTGTCATCCCCCCTGGTCCAGGGTGAGGTGGAGATGAATGCTGAGGGAGGTGGTGGCCAGGAGCAGGAGAGCACCTGGCTCCATGGCAGGGCTCCAGACAGGCCAGTGGCCAGTGCCCACACAAAGCTGGCGTGTGCTATGTCCAGTGTAGATGCTGAGACCCACACACAGAAGCTGGAGGGTACCGGGATGATGCCCATCAAGAAGGACGTGGAGCTGACATGGGAGCGTCTGGAGGCCAGCCCCATGCAACTGAAGATCAAGGACCTGGACTTTACTGATCTGGGCGAAGAAGATGACTTTGACATCCTGGACACGGGGCCCATGGCCAAtggctccttcctccctcccagcatCGAAGCGAAGAATGCTGGAGCTCTTATGGTTCCCCCTCCACCTCCTGCCATCCCTGGCGGCCCTCCACCTCCACCTCCTGCCATCCCTGGCGGCC CTCCACCTCCTGCCATCCCTGGCTGcccaccacctccacctccacctccTGCCATTCCCGGCTGCCCGCCCCCACCAGGGCTGCCAGGCCTCTCAGCAATGGATGGCCCCTCCCAGGCCAAGAAGAAGAGGACAGTAAAGCTCTTCTGGAAGGAGCTGAAGCAGCTGAATCTCACTGTGGGGGCGGGCAGGTTTGGCCAGGCGACGCTGTGGGAGTCCCTGCAAAACGTTGAGGTCAATTCTGCCAAACTGGAGCATCTCTTTGAGTCACGGTCAAAGGAAGTGCCAACTTCGAAG AAGGCCATTGATGGGAAGAAGGTGGTGATCGTGCTGGACCCCAAGAGGAGCAATGCAATCAACATTGGTCTCACAGTGCTGCCACCTGTCCACATCATCAAGACGGCCGTGCTCAACTTCGACGAGTTTGCAGTCAATAAGGAAGGGATTGAG AAAATCCTGACCATGGTCCCAACcgaggaggagaagcagaagatCCAGGAGGCCCAGCTGGCCAACCCTGATGTGCCCTtgggctctgcagagcagttcCTGCTTGCCCTGTCTTCCATCAGTGACCTCACGGCCAGGCTCCAGCTCTGGGCCTTCAAGCTGGACTACGAGAGCCTGGAGCAG GAGATTGCAGAGCCTCTCTTTGATCTGAAGGTGGGAATGGAGCAGCTGGCCAGAAACCACACCTTCAAGTGCATCCTGGCCACGCTGCTGGCCATGGGCAACTTCTTGAACGGCTCCCAG AGCAGAGGCTTTGAGCTGGGCTACCTGGAGAAGGTCTCGGAAGTGAAGGACACGGTGCACCGGCAGTCCCTGCTCCACCATCTTTGCCAGATGGTGGTAGAGAAGTTCCCAGAAACCACTGACCTCTACTCAGAGATTGCCTCCATCACCCGCTCCGCCAAG GTTGACTTTGATGAGCTGGCCAACAGCCTGGTGCAGCTGGAGCGGAGGTGCAGGGCCTCCTGGGACAACCTGAAAGTGATTGCCAAGCACGAGACCAAGCCAGTGCTGAAGAGCAAGCTGACGGACTTCCTCAAGGACAGCACCCAGCGCATTGTCGTCCTGAAGGTGGTGCACAGGCGCGTCCTCAACAG GTTTCACTCCTTCCTGCTGTACCTGGGGTACCCGGCAAGCGCGGCACGGGACGTGAAGGTGACGCCTATCTGCAAGCTGCTGCGGGAGTTTGCCCTGGAGTACCGCACCTGCCGGGAGCGCgtccttcagcagcagaagaaacgGGCTGCCCACCGCGAGCGCAACAAGACCCGAGGGCGACTCATCACTGAG ACCGAGAAGTTCTCTGGCATCACCGAGGCTACTTCGCCACCTGCCGTGGTGTCCAGTGGCCCCGAGGAGCAGATGGAAGCAGGTCACGAAAGCATGAAAAGCCTGCTGACCTCCCCCATGGACACCCCTGCCCGCCGCAGCCGGGGCAGCCGGG GGACAGGGCACACCACCCCGGCCCAGGGCTCTCCAGCCCAGGAGGACGTTGCCAGCTCCCCAGACGATGCTTCGGATGAAATCATGGACCGGCTGGTGAAATCAGTGACTCACAATGCGAACCCCCGGCCATGCGCGAACAAGGAGCGCAGGAGGTCCCGTGGTAATAGGAAGTCCT TGAGGCGGACGCTGAAGAGTGGGCTCAGCGATGAACTGGTGCAGGCACTGGGCCTGGGGCAGGCACCTGGCATGGACGTTTGA